A DNA window from Mycobacterium sp. IDR2000157661 contains the following coding sequences:
- a CDS encoding transposase translates to MASPDSSRATCPRCGSSEIYVVNDSRSLRTQLWECGDCEKKFHMARARPAVPE, encoded by the coding sequence ATGGCGAGTCCGGATTCGAGTCGCGCCACCTGCCCTCGTTGCGGCAGTTCGGAGATTTATGTGGTCAACGACTCGCGCAGCCTGCGGACCCAACTGTGGGAATGCGGCGACTGCGAGAAGAAGTTCCACATGGCGCGTGCCCGCCCCGCCGTACCGGAATAG
- a CDS encoding acyl-CoA dehydrogenase family protein yields MTPHVSVPRLVPPATTGPATTERLRGQVREFLADQLAAGAFTPSVDAWLTGWDEDFTAALAARGWLGMTVPVEYGGHGRSFLERFAVTEELLAAGAPVAAHWIADRQIVPSLLKYGTELQRSEFLPEITRGQCFFGIGMSEPDSGSDLASVRTKATRVDGGWSLAGTKAWTSGAHRAHAFIALARTAPVDPENRHAGMSQFIVDLRGPGVQIRPIVSMNGAHHFNEVILDDAFVPDTMVFGEIGAGWRQVTSELAFERSGPERFLSTFVLLAACVDEMASPRCAPDADLGRLVARVAGLHQMSTAVAGALERDTPAEVPAAVVKVLGTTTEGDIAEFAGVLDGLTEPEFSRLVSAAADQRPGFTLRGGTNEVLRGVIARGLGLR; encoded by the coding sequence ATGACACCGCACGTCTCCGTTCCCCGCTTGGTTCCACCCGCGACGACCGGGCCCGCGACCACGGAGAGACTCCGTGGGCAGGTTCGCGAGTTCCTCGCCGACCAACTCGCCGCCGGAGCGTTCACGCCGTCTGTCGACGCTTGGTTGACGGGCTGGGACGAGGACTTCACCGCCGCCCTGGCGGCCCGCGGTTGGCTGGGCATGACGGTGCCGGTCGAGTACGGCGGACACGGGCGCTCGTTCCTCGAACGTTTCGCGGTCACCGAGGAACTGCTGGCGGCCGGCGCGCCGGTGGCCGCCCACTGGATCGCTGACCGGCAGATCGTCCCGTCCTTGCTCAAGTACGGAACCGAACTCCAGAGGTCGGAGTTCCTGCCGGAAATCACCCGCGGACAGTGCTTCTTCGGCATCGGCATGAGTGAGCCCGACTCGGGATCGGACCTCGCGAGCGTGCGCACGAAGGCCACGCGGGTCGACGGCGGCTGGTCGCTCGCCGGTACCAAGGCTTGGACCTCGGGCGCCCACCGCGCACACGCGTTCATCGCTCTGGCGCGGACCGCGCCGGTGGATCCGGAGAATCGGCACGCCGGCATGAGCCAGTTCATCGTCGACCTGCGAGGTCCGGGTGTACAGATCCGCCCGATCGTCTCGATGAACGGCGCGCACCACTTCAACGAGGTGATCCTCGACGATGCCTTCGTGCCGGACACCATGGTGTTCGGAGAGATCGGCGCCGGCTGGCGGCAGGTGACGTCGGAGTTGGCGTTCGAGCGAAGCGGCCCGGAGCGGTTCTTGTCCACTTTCGTGCTGCTGGCCGCGTGTGTTGACGAAATGGCTTCGCCCCGTTGTGCTCCCGATGCCGACCTGGGCAGGCTGGTGGCCCGCGTCGCCGGGCTGCACCAGATGTCGACGGCGGTGGCGGGCGCATTGGAGCGCGATACCCCCGCCGAAGTGCCTGCGGCAGTGGTCAAGGTGCTCGGCACCACCACCGAAGGCGACATCGCCGAATTCGCCGGTGTGCTCGACGGTCTCACGGAACCCGAGTTCTCGCGCCTGGTGTCGGCGGCTGCCGATCAGCGTCCGGGATTCACCCTGCGCGGCGGAACGAACGAGGTGCTGCGTGGTGTGATCGCCCGAGGGCTGGGCCTGCGATGA
- a CDS encoding acyl-CoA dehydrogenase family protein, with protein MRPVVDPDLAAMMEAVFTEYRDAHPNAPVAHRDAGLWQRLDELGLVRLTGAEDVGGSGAGWFEAAELLSAAARHAVRIPLAEHDLLACWLLDAAGVTGEGSDRAVRTVCRLDAEGAARNVPWATGADRIALVWPVGSGYHGADVDIATVEITPGRNAIGEPRDSVAADLSLLDGVPVAAALVTQLDMKAALIRSIQICSALDRIVELSIEHAVSRKQFGRPLSRFQAVQSLIADLAAEAALARAATESTLAQAVGTEWSAEDLEFRVAVARSCTGHAASAVVRNAHQVHGAMGTTREHRLHEFTRAALAWRSEFGSVRYWDEKVTEVALGAGAAGLWSTIAR; from the coding sequence ATGAGACCGGTTGTCGATCCGGACCTCGCTGCCATGATGGAGGCGGTGTTCACCGAGTATCGAGATGCGCATCCCAATGCGCCCGTGGCGCACCGCGACGCCGGGTTGTGGCAGCGCCTCGACGAACTCGGTCTGGTGCGGTTGACGGGCGCCGAGGACGTCGGCGGAAGCGGAGCGGGCTGGTTCGAAGCCGCCGAGCTTCTTTCGGCCGCCGCCCGCCACGCGGTCCGAATTCCGCTGGCCGAACACGACCTACTGGCCTGCTGGCTGCTCGACGCGGCCGGTGTGACCGGTGAGGGCAGCGACCGCGCCGTTCGCACCGTCTGCCGACTCGACGCCGAGGGCGCGGCGCGAAACGTCCCCTGGGCGACGGGCGCCGACCGAATCGCGTTGGTGTGGCCGGTCGGTTCCGGCTACCACGGCGCCGACGTCGACATTGCAACGGTGGAGATCACCCCCGGGCGCAACGCGATCGGTGAGCCGCGGGACTCGGTGGCCGCGGACCTGTCCCTGCTCGACGGAGTTCCCGTCGCCGCGGCGCTGGTGACGCAGCTCGACATGAAAGCAGCTCTGATTCGGTCGATTCAGATCTGCTCAGCGCTCGATCGCATAGTCGAGCTCTCGATCGAGCACGCCGTTTCTCGCAAGCAGTTCGGTCGCCCGCTGTCACGCTTCCAAGCGGTGCAGAGCTTGATCGCCGACCTCGCCGCCGAGGCTGCGCTGGCCAGGGCCGCCACCGAATCCACGCTGGCCCAGGCGGTCGGCACGGAGTGGTCGGCTGAGGACCTCGAATTCCGCGTCGCGGTGGCGCGTTCATGCACGGGCCACGCGGCGTCGGCGGTCGTCCGCAACGCCCACCAGGTGCATGGCGCGATGGGCACCACGCGCGAACATCGACTGCACGAGTTCACCCGCGCGGCGCTGGCGTGGCGTTCGGAGTTCGGGTCCGTGCGGTACTGGGACGAGAAGGTCACCGAGGTCGCGCTCGGCGCCGGCGCCGCCGGCTTGTGGAGCACGATCGCTCGTTGA
- a CDS encoding mycofactocin-coupled SDR family oxidoreductase, giving the protein MTNNAVGRVAGKVAFITGAARGQGREHAIRLAEEGADIIAVDLCADVEAAGYPGATEADLDETAKLVEKSGRRIVTAKADVRDLDGLRAALQRGVDELGRPDVVVANAGISGTPAPAASIEEDAWQTMLDINLTGVWHTAKVALPHMTDGRGGSIILVSSMLGLRGGGYMAHYASAKHAVVGLMNSLANELAPQWIRVNSIHPGNIRTPMLDNDQFVRMMRPDLSEPTLDDAAEVVGQFHLLPEPLIEARAVSNAVVFLASDESMYITGAALPVDAGAVAKF; this is encoded by the coding sequence ATGACGAACAACGCGGTCGGCAGGGTGGCCGGCAAGGTCGCATTCATCACGGGCGCCGCGCGCGGTCAGGGTCGCGAACATGCGATCCGGCTCGCGGAGGAGGGTGCAGACATCATCGCCGTCGACCTGTGCGCCGACGTGGAAGCCGCAGGCTACCCCGGCGCCACCGAGGCAGACCTCGACGAGACGGCGAAGCTGGTGGAGAAGTCGGGGCGGCGCATCGTCACCGCCAAAGCCGATGTGCGGGACCTCGACGGCCTGCGAGCGGCGCTCCAGCGGGGAGTGGACGAGTTGGGCCGGCCGGACGTGGTGGTCGCCAACGCCGGTATCAGCGGCACCCCGGCGCCGGCCGCGTCGATCGAGGAGGACGCCTGGCAGACGATGCTCGACATCAACCTGACCGGGGTGTGGCACACCGCCAAGGTGGCGCTGCCGCATATGACCGACGGCCGCGGTGGATCGATCATCCTGGTGAGCTCGATGTTGGGGTTGCGCGGCGGCGGCTACATGGCCCATTACGCGTCGGCCAAGCACGCGGTCGTCGGCCTGATGAACTCGCTGGCCAACGAGCTTGCCCCGCAGTGGATCCGGGTGAATTCGATCCATCCGGGCAACATCCGCACACCCATGCTCGACAACGACCAATTCGTCCGGATGATGCGGCCCGACCTATCGGAGCCGACCCTCGATGACGCCGCCGAGGTGGTCGGACAGTTCCACCTGCTGCCCGAACCGCTCATCGAGGCGCGCGCGGTCAGCAATGCCGTGGTGTTCCTCGCCTCGGATGAATCCATGTACATCACCGGCGCGGCGTTGCCGGTGGACGCGGGAGCCGTCGCGAAGTTCTGA
- a CDS encoding WS/DGAT/MGAT family O-acyltransferase: MKIMSPTDSLFLVGESREHPMHVAGLQLFEPPEGSGPEFIRELHTAIVENDDFQPTFRKHPGRLLGGISNLAWAIDDEVDIDYHLRRSALPQPGRVRELLELTSRLHGTLLDRHRPLWEAHLVEGLDDGRFAIYTKIHHSLLDGISAQRLMVRSMSPDPGDREIRVPWALAPKRRDKGGGESRSLLRSVTGTVGSVAALAPSSLGLARAALLEQQLTLPFRAPKTMFNTPIGGARRTAAQSYPLARLRAIKSAAGVTVNDVVLAMCAGALRAYLIEQEALPETPLVAMVPVSLRTKDEMDAGGNMVGTILCNLATDIVDPAKRLDAINTSMRDNKRVFAELPKTQALALSAFLMSGLALGLVPGFVSSAPPPFNIVISNVPGAREPLYWKGARLDGNYPFSIALDGQALNITLTNNADNLDFGLVGCRRSIPHLQRLLTHLEDALSELERAVCA, translated from the coding sequence ATGAAGATCATGTCGCCGACCGACTCGCTGTTCCTCGTCGGCGAATCGCGCGAGCACCCGATGCATGTCGCGGGCCTGCAACTCTTCGAACCACCGGAGGGCAGCGGCCCTGAGTTCATCAGGGAACTGCATACTGCGATCGTCGAGAACGACGACTTCCAGCCCACGTTCCGCAAGCACCCGGGCCGGCTGCTCGGCGGCATCTCCAACCTGGCGTGGGCGATCGACGACGAGGTCGACATCGACTACCACCTGCGCCGGTCGGCCTTGCCGCAGCCAGGCCGCGTTCGAGAACTGCTCGAGCTGACCTCGCGCCTGCACGGCACGCTTCTCGACCGCCACCGCCCCCTGTGGGAAGCGCACCTGGTCGAGGGCCTCGACGACGGCCGCTTCGCGATCTACACCAAGATCCACCATTCACTGCTCGACGGGATCTCGGCCCAGCGCCTCATGGTGCGGTCCATGTCGCCCGACCCCGGCGACCGTGAGATCCGGGTGCCGTGGGCACTGGCTCCGAAGCGCAGAGATAAGGGCGGTGGTGAGTCGCGGTCGCTGCTGCGATCGGTCACCGGAACGGTGGGTTCGGTTGCGGCGCTGGCTCCTTCGTCACTCGGCCTCGCCCGCGCGGCGCTACTCGAGCAACAGCTGACGCTGCCGTTCCGGGCGCCCAAGACGATGTTCAACACCCCGATCGGCGGGGCGAGGCGGACGGCCGCGCAGTCCTATCCGCTGGCACGGCTCCGAGCCATCAAGTCCGCGGCCGGGGTCACCGTCAACGACGTGGTGTTGGCGATGTGCGCGGGTGCATTGCGGGCCTACCTCATCGAGCAGGAGGCGCTGCCCGAAACGCCGTTGGTGGCCATGGTCCCGGTCAGTCTGCGCACCAAGGACGAGATGGACGCAGGCGGCAACATGGTCGGCACGATTCTGTGCAACTTGGCCACCGACATCGTCGACCCCGCCAAGCGACTCGACGCGATAAACACCTCGATGCGCGACAACAAGCGGGTGTTCGCCGAACTGCCGAAGACGCAAGCGCTTGCGCTGTCGGCGTTCCTCATGTCGGGCCTGGCGCTCGGGTTGGTGCCCGGGTTCGTCTCGTCGGCGCCGCCGCCGTTCAACATCGTCATCTCGAACGTGCCCGGTGCCCGGGAACCGCTTTACTGGAAAGGTGCCCGGCTCGACGGCAACTATCCGTTCTCGATCGCACTCGACGGTCAGGCGCTCAACATCACGCTGACCAACAACGCCGACAACCTCGACTTCGGTCTTGTCGGCTGCCGGCGCAGCATCCCGCACCTTCAGCGGTTGCTCACCCACCTCGAGGACGCCCTGAGCGAGCTGGAACGGGCCGTCTGCGCATAG
- a CDS encoding class I SAM-dependent methyltransferase, with product MSEAMEAEFDTIAEWTATVARDLGRDHYMPAACRGSGSPAALDWLIEQMRLAPGESLLDSGAGVGGPAAYAATSRAVRPMLVEPERGACRAAAALFDHPVIRAVGSTLPTRDHSFDAAWSLGVLCTTTDQQQLLDELRRTVRPGGRIGLLVFVKHGELPADELPDNHFPTADRLGGLIAAAALSVEQWLGTAELPAIPTAWIEREQAVTEALTERYGHTRAWRLADRQSASIGRLLEAGTVTGELLVLRRA from the coding sequence GTGAGCGAGGCGATGGAGGCCGAGTTCGACACCATCGCCGAATGGACCGCCACCGTCGCCAGGGACCTCGGCCGAGACCACTACATGCCGGCCGCCTGCCGGGGCAGCGGCAGCCCGGCCGCCCTCGACTGGCTCATCGAGCAGATGCGGTTGGCGCCCGGCGAGTCGCTGCTGGACAGCGGCGCCGGGGTCGGTGGTCCGGCCGCCTATGCCGCGACGTCGCGTGCAGTGCGGCCGATGCTCGTCGAACCCGAGCGGGGCGCATGCCGGGCCGCCGCGGCGCTCTTCGACCATCCCGTTATCCGGGCGGTCGGTTCGACGCTGCCGACGCGCGACCACAGTTTCGACGCCGCGTGGTCGCTCGGGGTGCTCTGCACCACCACCGACCAACAGCAATTGCTCGACGAACTGCGCCGTACCGTTCGCCCCGGCGGACGAATCGGCCTGCTGGTCTTCGTCAAGCACGGCGAACTGCCGGCCGATGAGCTGCCCGACAACCACTTCCCGACCGCGGACCGGCTCGGCGGGTTGATCGCCGCCGCCGCGCTGTCCGTCGAGCAGTGGCTGGGCACCGCCGAACTGCCAGCCATTCCGACGGCGTGGATCGAGCGCGAGCAGGCCGTGACCGAAGCGCTCACCGAGCGGTACGGCCACACGCGGGCGTGGCGGCTGGCCGACCGGCAGAGCGCGAGCATCGGGCGGCTGCTGGAGGCGGGCACGGTCACCGGGGAGTTGCTGGTGCTGCGGCGCGCGTGA
- a CDS encoding methylenetetrahydrofolate reductase C-terminal domain-containing protein, translating to MPVGQAETSGTLACPKKMLFGPCGGVRPDGQCEMRDGPCAFPSVVAWTGLEPRPTPVPAPTVLTDFSCMPFDEADVAATAGVLAPSCDAVLVGEHQNKPDFPPTMMARLLLDAGVTPWITLSCRDRNRVVLEQELRGLRSLGATTVFCVTGDGRGYDVRSDVTQTFDLDGPRLVALAASLGMTAAVPETPTAPPVPARPGRLVEKQRAGASLAVLNHVPYPHLVADFMATARSAGLAIPVIAAVAVFTDEVSAAVLQGLPGLDLDQEVVEQVLGAADPVAAGIAAAITEARALLSVEGVEGVNVSGLASASGARAGAEIKAEVGRLIKEGAQ from the coding sequence ATGCCGGTGGGCCAAGCGGAGACGTCGGGAACCCTGGCCTGTCCGAAGAAGATGCTGTTCGGGCCCTGCGGTGGGGTGCGACCCGACGGGCAGTGCGAGATGCGCGACGGTCCGTGCGCCTTCCCCTCCGTGGTGGCGTGGACGGGGCTCGAGCCGCGGCCCACGCCGGTGCCCGCGCCCACGGTGCTGACCGACTTCAGCTGTATGCCCTTCGACGAAGCCGACGTCGCGGCCACGGCCGGCGTCCTCGCGCCGTCGTGCGACGCCGTTCTGGTCGGCGAACACCAGAACAAGCCCGACTTCCCGCCGACGATGATGGCCAGGCTGCTGCTCGACGCGGGAGTCACACCGTGGATCACCCTGTCCTGCCGCGACCGCAACCGGGTGGTGCTCGAGCAGGAACTGCGCGGTCTGCGCAGCTTGGGCGCCACGACGGTGTTCTGTGTGACCGGCGACGGGCGTGGTTACGACGTCCGCTCCGACGTCACGCAGACCTTCGACCTCGACGGGCCGCGCCTGGTCGCACTGGCCGCATCGCTCGGGATGACCGCAGCGGTGCCCGAAACGCCGACCGCGCCGCCGGTCCCGGCCCGACCCGGCCGACTCGTCGAGAAACAACGCGCGGGCGCCAGCCTGGCAGTGCTCAACCACGTGCCGTATCCGCATCTCGTCGCCGACTTCATGGCGACGGCCCGCTCGGCCGGCCTGGCCATTCCGGTGATCGCCGCGGTCGCCGTCTTCACCGACGAGGTGTCGGCGGCCGTGTTGCAGGGACTGCCGGGACTGGACCTCGACCAGGAGGTGGTCGAACAGGTGCTCGGCGCCGCGGACCCGGTGGCAGCCGGAATCGCCGCGGCCATCACCGAGGCGCGGGCGCTGCTCTCGGTCGAGGGCGTCGAGGGTGTGAACGTCTCGGGACTGGCGTCGGCGTCGGGCGCGCGGGCGGGCGCCGAGATCAAGGCCGAGGTGGGCCGGCTGATCAAGGAGGGCGCACAGTGA
- a CDS encoding MarR family winged helix-turn-helix transcriptional regulator, whose amino-acid sequence MCYAYKVPHPRYDHLDELLTQIHVVRQRPDWRRRLLGPTPVATVSTLRVLRAVEQAQTAGEGASIGDVAEYMAVEHSTASRTVAPVVAAGLLTKTLAADDQRRCVLVLTDAGRDALAAVTSRRRELVSDVVAEWADDDVNALVSLLDRLVADFERGVRA is encoded by the coding sequence ATGTGCTATGCATATAAAGTGCCGCATCCCCGCTACGACCACCTCGACGAGCTGCTGACCCAGATCCACGTCGTTCGGCAGCGCCCGGATTGGCGCCGTCGGCTGCTCGGCCCCACGCCGGTGGCGACGGTGTCGACGCTGCGGGTGCTGCGCGCCGTCGAGCAGGCGCAGACCGCAGGCGAGGGCGCCTCCATCGGCGACGTCGCCGAGTACATGGCCGTCGAGCATTCGACGGCCAGCCGGACCGTCGCGCCCGTGGTGGCCGCGGGCCTGCTCACGAAAACCCTTGCCGCCGATGATCAGCGCCGCTGCGTCCTGGTGTTGACCGACGCCGGCCGGGATGCACTGGCCGCCGTGACCAGCCGCCGCCGTGAGCTCGTCTCCGACGTGGTCGCCGAGTGGGCCGATGACGATGTCAATGCGTTGGTGTCGTTGCTGGACCGACTGGTCGCCGACTTCGAGCGGGGGGTGCGCGCATGA
- a CDS encoding MFS transporter, translating into MTAQTTTAPAPARGALGLMFDPVFGVLFWGKMFSVVAVWTHGIVAAIVMYDATGSALMVGLVGVVQFAPQLIFSPTTGKWADTGNPARQILMGRVLCVLGSGAVALWLALSEQHAAAAVLAGTLLVGIGFVVGGPAMQSIVPNLIRDGELSTAMALNSIPMTIGRMIGPVIGAYLAAHLGAAEGFAVSAGLHVVFAVFLIAVRFPAPRPRRDGADYRVRAALKYVWRDKPLLFALLAVTTVGFAADPSITLTPSMADRLGGGTQLVGALSTVFGIGAALGMGALALMRGRMMSGRVSSIGLWVLAAGCGVLAVATVTPVALAGFALAGLGFGWAMTGLSTVVQERAPEELRGRIMALWLVGFLGSRPIAATVLGGTADVLNVYVAFAVAAAAVVAVALLCRPSTLTGTLPARAVDMPG; encoded by the coding sequence ATGACGGCGCAGACGACCACGGCGCCGGCGCCGGCGCGCGGTGCGCTCGGGTTGATGTTCGACCCGGTCTTCGGCGTGCTGTTCTGGGGCAAGATGTTCTCGGTCGTCGCGGTGTGGACGCACGGCATCGTCGCCGCGATCGTCATGTACGACGCAACGGGCTCGGCGCTGATGGTCGGCCTGGTCGGGGTGGTGCAGTTCGCGCCGCAGCTGATCTTCAGCCCGACCACCGGGAAGTGGGCCGACACCGGCAACCCGGCGCGGCAGATCCTGATGGGCCGGGTGCTCTGCGTCCTCGGCTCCGGGGCGGTGGCGCTGTGGCTGGCGCTCTCGGAGCAGCATGCCGCAGCGGCCGTTCTGGCCGGCACGCTGCTGGTGGGCATCGGCTTCGTGGTCGGCGGGCCGGCGATGCAGTCGATCGTGCCGAACCTGATCCGCGACGGCGAACTGTCGACGGCCATGGCACTCAACAGCATTCCGATGACCATCGGCCGCATGATCGGTCCGGTCATCGGCGCCTACCTCGCCGCGCACCTCGGCGCCGCGGAGGGCTTCGCGGTCAGCGCGGGACTGCACGTCGTCTTCGCGGTCTTCCTGATCGCGGTGCGCTTCCCCGCGCCCCGACCTCGACGCGACGGCGCGGACTATCGCGTCCGCGCGGCCCTGAAGTACGTGTGGCGGGACAAGCCGCTGCTGTTCGCACTGCTGGCGGTCACGACCGTCGGCTTCGCCGCGGACCCGTCGATCACGCTTACACCGTCGATGGCCGACCGGTTGGGCGGCGGAACCCAACTGGTCGGAGCGCTGTCCACGGTGTTCGGTATCGGCGCAGCCCTGGGCATGGGGGCTTTGGCGCTGATGCGCGGCCGGATGATGTCGGGGCGGGTGTCGTCGATCGGGTTGTGGGTGCTGGCTGCGGGGTGCGGCGTACTGGCGGTGGCCACCGTGACACCGGTGGCGTTGGCCGGGTTCGCCCTGGCGGGCCTTGGCTTCGGTTGGGCGATGACCGGATTGAGCACCGTGGTGCAGGAGCGCGCGCCGGAAGAGTTGCGCGGCCGAATCATGGCCCTGTGGCTCGTCGGCTTCCTGGGCTCTCGGCCGATCGCGGCGACGGTGCTCGGCGGCACCGCCGACGTGCTGAACGTCTACGTGGCGTTCGCCGTGGCGGCGGCTGCGGTGGTCGCGGTCGCGTTGTTGTGCCGACCGTCGACGCTCACGGGCACGCTGCCCGCCCGCGCCGTCGACATGCCGGGCTAA
- a CDS encoding nitroreductase/quinone reductase family protein, producing the protein MADADAAAIRAERGDWMREHRAVYLDSGGAQGHILDLSSVGGRTMTTNCLIRYVGRKSGKRYVKPLIYGNVGGEIVIVASKGGADRHPEWYLNIVAGAAVDVQIATQAFEATWREAEGTERHEVWEYMCRLYPPYVSYQQSTSRHIPVVLLTTVRPIPVFTA; encoded by the coding sequence GTGGCCGACGCTGACGCCGCCGCGATACGTGCCGAACGCGGCGACTGGATGCGCGAGCATCGTGCCGTGTATCTGGATTCGGGCGGCGCCCAGGGGCACATCCTCGACCTGAGCTCGGTCGGTGGGCGCACCATGACCACCAACTGCCTGATCAGGTACGTGGGCCGCAAGTCCGGCAAGCGCTACGTCAAGCCGCTGATCTACGGCAACGTCGGTGGCGAGATCGTGATCGTCGCATCCAAGGGCGGAGCCGACAGGCATCCGGAGTGGTACCTCAACATCGTGGCCGGCGCGGCAGTCGACGTGCAGATCGCGACTCAGGCCTTCGAGGCCACCTGGCGAGAGGCAGAGGGAACCGAGCGCCACGAGGTGTGGGAGTACATGTGCCGCCTGTATCCGCCGTACGTCTCCTATCAGCAGTCGACGAGTCGACACATCCCGGTGGTGCTGCTGACGACGGTGCGCCCGATCCCGGTGTTCACCGCTTAG